Proteins from a genomic interval of Schistocerca piceifrons isolate TAMUIC-IGC-003096 chromosome 3, iqSchPice1.1, whole genome shotgun sequence:
- the LOC124788061 gene encoding zinc finger protein 346-like, with amino-acid sequence MNSEEYEMQAFRSSAAKMEPLCLPPPPPPPPLPRPSFMPPPPPPLSQSPKRYESAGSSPVVRPVQNRFLKPPDQRPFQRPPHLPFLLPPPPPKFRNHAHRQHASPAAQYRAVSQSTSLQRRNLEVNDNSTSATIPAAEEEPSQLKTPTVKEETGSTEPVVRDDMEEKSCTSEDVNMPNKTHRKRPSEKESDNSSGLPKELTQKFGPLTCELCSVSVNSTVQAKMHYSGRQHEKKVHSFLLNWSKETGEPLPKQFKDGPPKKSVPDVSFCEVCNVALTSTAHAEQHYMGRNHRRALAGHAAAKAKVEQCAVPTTDQTGRFGIGTQFQPWSNADPLVLKAPEPDSPIQKTKKFFCELCKVAATSQDQLDMHLRGAKHRKAETANKQRSTVTSTTPQATQSDSILASVIQNEDGTQSSVGKDYSIYRTPSGYYYCQPCNLTLNSEAQFIQHCESKKHKVKTATAKKPVGSPLKAGNVVA; translated from the coding sequence ATGAACAGCGAAGAATACGAAATGCAGGCGTTCCGGTCAAGTGCTGCGAAAATGGAACCATTGTGCTTAcctccaccgccgccgccaccccctCTTCCTCGGCCTTCTTTCATgccaccacctccacctcctctctcGCAGTCACCAAAAAGGTATGAATCCGCAGGAAGCAGCCCAGTTGTTCGGCCTGTACAGAACCGCTTTTTAAAGCCGCCAGATCAGCGCCCCTTCCAGCGCCCGCCGCATTTACCATTTTTacttccacctcctccccccaaatTTCGTAACCACGCACATCGACAACATGCATCGCCAGCTGCACAGTACAGGGCAGTGTCACAGAGCACTTCATTGCAACGAAGAAATCTGGAAGTCAATGATAACTCTACATCTGCCACCATACCGGCTGCGGAAGAAGAGCCTTCTCAATTAAAAACACCCACTGTGAAAGAAGAGACAGGGTCCACTGAGCCTGTTGTACGAGATGACATGGAAGAGAAGTCCTGTACTTCAGAGGACGTCAACATGCCtaataaaacacacagaaaaagGCCGTCTGAAAAAGAGTCGGATAACTCTTCTGGATTACCCaaagaattaacccagaaatttggTCCTCTCACCTGtgaactgtgttcagtttctgtAAATTCAACTGTACAAGCAAAGATGCATTACTCAGGGAGGCAGCATGAAAAGAAAGTTCATAGTTTCTTATTGAACTGGTCAAAGGAGACTGGAGAGCCATTGCCAAAACAGTTTAAAGATGGCCCGCCAAAGAAAAGCGTTCCAGATGTTTCCTTCTGTGAAGTATGTAATGTTGCCCttacgtcaactgcacatgcggagCAGCATTACATGGGACGCAATCATCGAAGAGCACTTGCAGGCCATGCTGCAGCGAAAGCAAAGGTAGAACAGTGTGCAGTTCCTACTACTGATCAGACGGGAAGATTTGGGATTGGTACACAGTTTCAGCCATGGTCAAATGCAGATCCACTAGTGCTTAAAGCACCTGAACCAGATTCACCAATTCAGAAAACCAAGAAGTTTTTCTGTGAACTTTGTAAAGTGGCCGCCACTTCACAAGACCAGTTGGATATGCACTTACGGGGTGCAAAACACAGAAAAGCAGAAACTGCAAATAAACAGAGATCAACTGTGACAAGTACAACTCCACAGGCTACTCAGTCAGATTCAATTCTTGCAAGTGTGATACAGAATGAAGATGGCACACAGAGTTCTGTGGGAAAAGACTATTCTATTTATAGAACACCATCTGGTTATTATTATTGCCAGCCATGTAATTTAACATTAAACTCTGAAGCACAGTTCATTCAGCATTGTGAAAGTAAGAaacacaaggttaaaacagcaacagcGAAAAAGCCTGTTGGCAGCCCTTTGAAAGCTGGCAATGTTGTTGCCTAA